The uncultured Hyphomonas sp. genome includes a region encoding these proteins:
- a CDS encoding efflux RND transporter periplasmic adaptor subunit: MKMTLRYAALLLPAVIVLAGCSEASRTTGHDVDAERVTEDDHSGENGHEDEGHVELEADEAAAAGIRLSKVEQGSVSVGLDLPAEIRFDADRVARISPNVDGIVARFFAGEGDKVDAGESLALLTSRELASMKADYLNALGAEALASAELQREEQLWEEKITSQADLQAAQARFTTASAALGAAENRLHAIGISHAALDKLDQAEDGALAKAYVSAPISGTVVQRTASLGEVVSASGNAIFVIVDDSVLWVDIAVYKEDLVRVAAGQHVALLSRNGEQIAVARIETVLPIFDETSRTATARAVIPNESGLLKPGQFVTARIETSEMRQVLRVPAGAVVTLEDQSCVFVPTDDGFESRRVETGTSANGFIEIRTGLSAGQLFVAEGAFALKAQLEKDAFGDGHAH; the protein is encoded by the coding sequence ATGAAAATGACACTGAGATATGCCGCGCTCCTGTTGCCTGCCGTGATCGTCCTGGCAGGCTGTAGCGAAGCAAGCCGAACCACCGGACACGACGTCGACGCCGAACGCGTAACCGAAGACGATCATTCCGGTGAAAATGGTCATGAAGACGAAGGGCATGTTGAGCTTGAAGCGGACGAAGCCGCCGCGGCCGGCATCCGTCTGTCGAAGGTAGAGCAAGGCTCGGTTTCGGTTGGTCTTGACTTGCCGGCAGAAATCCGGTTCGACGCAGACCGCGTTGCCCGCATTTCTCCCAATGTGGATGGCATCGTCGCACGCTTTTTCGCCGGCGAAGGCGACAAGGTTGATGCAGGCGAATCGCTGGCCCTATTAACCAGCCGCGAGCTGGCGAGCATGAAGGCCGACTACCTGAATGCGCTTGGCGCAGAGGCGCTTGCTTCGGCCGAGTTGCAACGGGAGGAGCAGCTGTGGGAAGAAAAGATCACCTCTCAGGCAGACCTGCAGGCAGCACAGGCAAGATTTACGACAGCCAGTGCTGCGCTCGGGGCAGCGGAAAACCGTCTGCATGCGATCGGCATCTCCCATGCCGCTCTGGACAAGCTCGACCAGGCCGAAGATGGCGCCCTGGCAAAGGCGTATGTCTCGGCGCCGATATCGGGCACAGTCGTGCAGCGCACCGCATCGCTCGGCGAGGTTGTATCAGCTAGCGGGAATGCGATATTTGTCATTGTCGACGACAGTGTCCTGTGGGTCGACATTGCCGTGTACAAGGAAGACTTGGTGCGCGTCGCCGCTGGACAGCATGTTGCGCTGCTCTCCAGAAATGGCGAACAAATTGCCGTTGCCCGAATCGAAACTGTTCTGCCGATATTTGACGAAACCTCCCGCACTGCGACTGCTCGTGCGGTCATTCCGAATGAATCGGGCCTTCTGAAACCCGGACAATTCGTTACCGCACGGATTGAAACCAGTGAAATGCGTCAGGTCCTTCGTGTGCCTGCAGGCGCCGTCGTGACCTTAGAGGATCAATCGTGCGTCTTCGTTCCCACCGATGACGGTTTCGAATCTCGCCGGGTCGAAACGGGGACAAGCGCAAACGGCTTCATTGAAATACGCACCGGCCTCAGTGCCGGCCAACTCTTTGTCGCCGAAGGCGCGTTCGCCCTCAAAGCCCAACTCGAAAAAGACGCCTTTGGCGACGGCCACGCCCACTAG
- a CDS encoding TolC family protein has translation MKRFTRGALAALVLPVVAAPAYADGCSAVQAVATPVYPSGPLSLESAIRRAGTLAPEVLISALEARATSADADQAARPLNPVVSLEMENFAGSGLLAGYRAAESTLSVEQTLRLGDKRKLAERAGRAEAALASAECRVQRRETELLAGELFLQLEAAVDIADIANEFAALAEEFAGVVQSRVDAGAAAPPELNRARSEAASLAAIAEAARGEIISRALALSKVWGSPEVDFELPGTSGRSRTREVIPPVGEDLSHPVLDVAQAGAGARLASAELAKAGAYPDITVSAGVRQFEETGDSAVVAGISISLPLFDRNKDAARAASLRANGAQLSARAVEDRLRSEQASLAARVRTDAVRLKKLEEEALPYAEQAFAAAAEGYRVGKFDLTATLDARRSLIETRAAVIGARLSLETETLRLRALIGAAPFDGEIQ, from the coding sequence ATGAAACGATTTACTCGCGGCGCACTCGCCGCGTTGGTCCTGCCTGTCGTGGCAGCGCCAGCCTATGCCGATGGGTGTTCGGCGGTCCAGGCCGTTGCAACGCCGGTCTACCCGTCAGGGCCACTTTCACTTGAAAGCGCTATCAGGCGCGCGGGCACGCTGGCTCCGGAAGTCCTGATCTCCGCTCTCGAAGCCCGTGCCACCAGCGCGGATGCCGACCAAGCCGCCAGGCCGCTGAACCCGGTTGTTTCGCTGGAAATGGAGAACTTCGCCGGTAGTGGGCTACTCGCGGGATACCGTGCTGCAGAAAGCACGCTATCCGTGGAACAGACGCTCCGCCTCGGCGACAAGCGCAAACTGGCAGAACGCGCTGGCCGGGCCGAAGCGGCACTGGCAAGTGCGGAATGCCGGGTTCAGCGCCGCGAAACCGAACTGCTCGCGGGCGAGTTGTTTCTGCAGCTTGAGGCAGCCGTCGATATTGCCGACATTGCAAATGAATTCGCCGCATTGGCCGAAGAGTTTGCCGGAGTGGTGCAGTCTCGCGTCGACGCGGGAGCAGCGGCGCCTCCCGAACTGAACCGGGCGCGTTCCGAGGCCGCCAGTCTGGCAGCCATCGCCGAAGCTGCGCGCGGTGAGATAATCTCCCGGGCGCTTGCGCTCTCGAAAGTCTGGGGCAGCCCGGAAGTAGACTTCGAACTGCCCGGCACGTCCGGCCGTTCGAGAACACGCGAGGTCATCCCGCCTGTAGGCGAAGATCTGTCCCATCCGGTACTTGATGTTGCCCAAGCCGGCGCTGGCGCGCGGTTGGCCTCCGCCGAATTGGCAAAGGCTGGCGCCTATCCGGACATCACCGTCTCTGCAGGTGTTCGTCAGTTTGAAGAAACAGGCGACTCCGCCGTAGTCGCGGGGATCAGCATTTCACTTCCGTTGTTTGACCGGAACAAGGATGCAGCAAGGGCCGCCAGCCTCCGGGCAAACGGAGCGCAGCTTTCGGCTAGGGCAGTCGAAGATCGCTTACGGTCAGAACAGGCGAGTCTCGCCGCACGGGTACGCACAGATGCGGTCCGTCTCAAGAAGCTCGAAGAGGAAGCTCTGCCGTACGCAGAACAGGCCTTTGCTGCCGCAGCGGAGGGGTACCGGGTCGGCAAGTTCGACCTGACCGCAACGCTCGATGCAAGGCGGAGTCTGATCGAGACACGCGCTGCGGTTATCGGCGCCAGGCTTTCACTTGAAACAGAAACACTCCGGTTGCGCGCCCTGATCGGTGCCGCACCATTCGACGGAGAGATCCAATGA
- a CDS encoding serine hydrolase domain-containing protein, producing the protein MDETQLSKISDHFQAKTATGSRAGYVMMIRDGTGSEYVRAFGYRDLASQAPMMLDTEFRIASLTKPLVSAAIMRLVDQGELRLTDPVVRYLPEFADMRVGVSLDESGNLETVPAKRFITIHDLLSHTAGLGAGGQPEYPANTVYAARYGEFFEQNSVAETSVWIASLPLVFQPGEQWGYSFSVDVLARIIEIKTGHSIEDALAELVLSPLGMDHTYYNMAGVDRSGVATLYITGDDGNLVPFEGVPIDTIRYPMSGGGLISTAGDYMKFLEMMRRRGELNGQQFLSQASVEAMTRNVLPEAIRPIRLEMNMMGAGFGLGFGVITEETGARSLLAPGDFFWAGATDTFAFVSPSRDISAVILCQYWPTPQTREWDTPYDFVDMVSAAVVDR; encoded by the coding sequence TTGGACGAGACGCAGCTGTCGAAAATTTCAGATCACTTTCAGGCGAAGACGGCCACTGGTTCTCGCGCGGGATATGTTATGATGATCCGGGACGGCACTGGCTCGGAGTACGTCCGCGCCTTTGGCTATCGGGATCTCGCCAGTCAGGCCCCGATGATGCTCGATACGGAGTTCCGCATCGCCAGCCTGACCAAGCCGCTCGTTTCCGCCGCGATCATGCGCCTGGTGGACCAGGGCGAGCTGCGGCTGACAGATCCAGTTGTGCGCTACCTACCCGAATTCGCCGACATGCGAGTCGGCGTTTCGCTGGACGAAAGCGGGAACCTCGAGACCGTCCCAGCGAAGCGTTTCATCACAATCCATGACCTCTTATCCCATACGGCCGGTCTTGGCGCGGGCGGGCAGCCGGAATATCCGGCCAACACTGTCTATGCCGCGCGCTACGGAGAATTCTTTGAACAAAACTCCGTCGCCGAAACCAGCGTATGGATCGCTAGCCTTCCGCTGGTCTTCCAGCCCGGCGAGCAGTGGGGATACAGCTTCAGCGTGGATGTTCTGGCCCGTATTATCGAAATAAAAACAGGACATTCGATAGAAGACGCCTTGGCTGAACTGGTCCTGTCTCCTCTCGGCATGGACCATACCTACTACAATATGGCGGGCGTCGATCGCTCTGGCGTTGCGACGCTTTATATAACCGGAGACGACGGCAATCTTGTCCCGTTCGAGGGCGTGCCGATCGATACAATCCGCTACCCGATGTCAGGAGGCGGGCTGATCTCCACTGCCGGCGATTACATGAAGTTCCTGGAAATGATGCGTCGGCGCGGCGAACTGAACGGGCAGCAATTCCTGTCCCAAGCCTCGGTCGAGGCAATGACCCGGAACGTCCTGCCGGAAGCGATCCGACCGATCCGGCTGGAGATGAACATGATGGGGGCTGGCTTTGGCCTCGGATTCGGTGTGATAACGGAGGAAACCGGTGCGCGATCCCTGCTGGCACCGGGGGATTTCTTCTGGGCCGGAGCAACCGACACGTTCGCCTTTGTCAGCCCAAGCCGGGATATCTCTGCAGTGATCCTTTGCCAGTATTGGCCAACGCCTCAAACTCGCGAATGGGACACGCCCTATGACTTTGTCGACATGGTGAGCGCGGCGGTCGTCGACCGTTAG
- a CDS encoding TonB-dependent receptor, with translation MRTRIGRSLITAAILTASGWQASALAQSSEEVAAEATDESRMDVVQVTAQRREQALVEVPLAVTAFSAEQLAERGVTDYTQIASSVPNMQFEEVQSQRNQRIIIRGISSDTRFAGSESAVGVVVDGVSLAGVAGLTFDLADIEQIEVLRGPQGTLYGRNTAAGVINVFTTKPSNEFVASATAELGNYDHTLLKGYIRGPLVRDKLYASVSAISVKRDGFETLAATGDDVNTRDTQGIRGQLRWTPAPDWDLRLIAEYQEDDFSQQRGQDDVLEPIDRELTSVPYRPLADRELEGYSLSVNKEFDAFALRSITSQRSYTTHERDSNLAVAGVSFVDRLNVEESNEFTQEFQISSVGDNRVDWVAGAYYLNQQLTFDGQYAVNIDGLYSLLFGPTAQLFGAPGYLAGDVAFFGGTPCPLQDPACVGTVPAVVNWTFKTTSMAAFGQVGIELNDRLTLDIGARYSNESKDFVYDSLVNTAIPGLPGFIPDGVVFIAGQGNPDFGAPLPYTDTIENDVWTSRIALTYALDDANNLYASAAQGSKSGTFFANILGISDGNNNGINDNVEFLRVRPESSWNYEVGMKGQVGIFGYAAAAYYIDYKDLQTQRTLPLLASTVQILGNADATSYGAELELNAQFTDNLSMDFGIGFNKTEFQDYPDCAPGLNCDGNELVYAPTVTSSLGLNYNRQLNEQFQLFSRLGATFRGEQYYDVTNNPLYNGGSATLVDGTIGIETTDSRWSVALWGRNLADEDYIVGLAPDQIGTNVTLGVPRTYGVRLTAKY, from the coding sequence ATGCGAACAAGGATAGGCAGGAGCCTGATTACAGCAGCAATCCTGACGGCTTCGGGGTGGCAAGCCAGCGCGCTCGCTCAGTCTTCGGAAGAAGTAGCGGCAGAAGCGACAGACGAAAGCCGCATGGACGTGGTCCAGGTAACGGCACAGAGACGCGAGCAAGCACTTGTCGAAGTTCCGCTCGCCGTAACAGCATTCAGCGCGGAGCAATTGGCCGAACGCGGCGTTACGGACTACACGCAAATCGCCAGCTCCGTTCCGAACATGCAGTTCGAGGAAGTCCAGTCCCAGCGCAACCAGCGCATCATAATTCGCGGCATCTCTTCGGATACCCGCTTCGCAGGCTCTGAATCGGCGGTGGGCGTGGTTGTTGATGGTGTATCGCTCGCCGGCGTTGCCGGCCTTACTTTCGATCTCGCCGACATTGAGCAGATTGAAGTCCTACGCGGTCCACAGGGGACGCTGTACGGACGCAATACGGCCGCGGGCGTGATCAACGTGTTCACGACGAAGCCCAGCAACGAGTTCGTCGCCAGCGCTACGGCCGAGCTTGGCAACTACGATCACACACTGCTGAAGGGGTACATTCGCGGACCACTGGTCCGTGACAAGCTCTATGCCAGCGTTTCAGCAATCAGCGTCAAGCGGGATGGTTTCGAAACCCTCGCGGCAACGGGCGACGATGTGAACACGCGTGACACCCAAGGCATTCGCGGCCAACTCCGCTGGACCCCCGCTCCGGACTGGGATCTCCGCCTCATCGCCGAGTACCAGGAAGACGATTTCTCGCAGCAGCGCGGGCAGGACGATGTGCTGGAGCCCATCGATCGCGAGCTGACAAGCGTTCCCTATCGTCCGCTCGCTGACCGGGAACTGGAAGGATATTCGCTGAGCGTGAACAAGGAGTTCGACGCGTTCGCGCTCCGCTCGATCACCTCCCAGCGCTCGTACACGACCCACGAACGCGACTCCAATCTCGCGGTCGCGGGCGTTTCTTTCGTGGACCGGCTGAATGTCGAAGAATCGAACGAGTTCACGCAGGAGTTCCAGATCAGCTCCGTCGGCGACAACCGGGTCGACTGGGTCGCCGGGGCTTACTACCTCAACCAGCAGCTGACCTTTGACGGCCAGTATGCCGTCAACATCGACGGACTCTACAGTCTGCTGTTCGGGCCGACCGCACAGCTATTCGGGGCACCCGGCTATCTTGCAGGTGACGTGGCCTTCTTCGGCGGCACCCCCTGCCCGCTCCAGGACCCGGCCTGTGTCGGCACGGTACCTGCGGTGGTGAACTGGACCTTCAAGACCACCTCAATGGCAGCGTTCGGCCAGGTGGGAATTGAGCTCAATGATCGCCTGACGCTCGATATCGGTGCACGCTATTCCAACGAGAGCAAGGACTTCGTCTATGATTCACTGGTGAACACGGCGATCCCGGGCCTGCCCGGCTTCATCCCCGACGGCGTGGTCTTCATTGCCGGCCAAGGCAATCCTGACTTTGGCGCACCGCTGCCGTACACGGACACGATCGAGAACGATGTGTGGACGTCCCGTATCGCGCTGACCTACGCGCTGGACGACGCGAACAATCTCTACGCCTCCGCGGCACAGGGATCGAAGTCCGGCACCTTCTTCGCCAACATTCTCGGCATCAGCGACGGCAACAACAATGGCATCAATGACAATGTCGAGTTCCTGAGGGTTCGTCCCGAATCCTCGTGGAACTATGAAGTTGGCATGAAGGGGCAGGTCGGAATCTTTGGCTATGCCGCTGCGGCCTACTATATCGACTACAAGGACCTTCAGACCCAACGGACCTTGCCGCTGCTCGCGTCCACGGTGCAAATCCTCGGCAATGCCGATGCGACGTCCTACGGCGCGGAACTGGAACTGAATGCCCAGTTCACAGACAACCTCTCAATGGATTTCGGGATCGGCTTCAACAAGACTGAATTCCAGGACTATCCGGATTGTGCACCGGGCCTGAACTGCGACGGCAATGAGCTGGTCTATGCCCCAACCGTCACGTCTTCTCTGGGACTGAACTACAACCGCCAGCTCAATGAGCAATTCCAGCTGTTCTCCCGGCTGGGCGCGACCTTTCGCGGCGAGCAATATTACGACGTGACGAACAATCCGCTGTACAATGGCGGCTCTGCAACCCTCGTCGACGGCACAATTGGTATCGAGACGACTGACTCGCGCTGGTCGGTCGCACTCTGGGGCCGTAACCTTGCGGACGAGGACTACATTGTCGGCCTCGCCCCCGACCAGATCGGCACGAACGTCACGCTGGGCGTGCCGCGCACCTACGGAGTTCGACTGACCGCGAAATACTGA
- a CDS encoding enoyl-CoA hydratase/isomerase family protein — MVLRGRGKAFCAGLDLKNEAERDDGSAGPGIAAGLRMQRQIADIYLAMRRCPQPIISLVHGAACGGGFSLAMASDIRIATDTARMNYAYIRIGLGRCDMGSFYFLPRLVGASLASELILTGKFVSADRAFSLGLLSQVVPEADLEAAAEEDIGYMLKTSLLGLRLSKEALKINLYAGSLEAVIALEDRNQILCANSVDFAEGVQAFLERREPQWAPD; from the coding sequence GTGGTTCTGCGTGGGCGAGGGAAGGCTTTCTGCGCCGGGTTGGACCTGAAGAACGAAGCCGAACGCGACGACGGCTCAGCCGGCCCCGGAATCGCCGCCGGCCTGCGAATGCAGCGCCAGATCGCTGACATCTACCTCGCTATGAGGCGGTGCCCGCAACCGATTATCAGCCTTGTGCACGGAGCAGCCTGCGGCGGCGGCTTCTCGCTCGCCATGGCGTCCGACATACGCATCGCGACAGACACAGCGCGTATGAACTACGCCTATATCCGCATCGGACTGGGCAGATGTGACATGGGCTCATTCTACTTCCTGCCACGGCTGGTCGGTGCGTCCCTTGCCTCGGAGCTCATCCTTACAGGGAAGTTTGTGTCCGCCGACCGCGCATTCAGTCTCGGGCTCCTGTCTCAGGTCGTCCCGGAGGCTGACCTGGAAGCTGCCGCCGAAGAGGACATCGGGTATATGCTGAAAACGTCGCTTCTAGGCCTGCGGCTCTCGAAAGAAGCGCTGAAAATAAACCTCTACGCTGGCAGCCTGGAAGCAGTGATTGCGCTGGAAGATCGGAACCAGATCCTGTGCGCCAATTCTGTAGATTTTGCCGAAGGGGTTCAGGCATTTCTGGAACGGCGCGAACCGCAATGGGCGCCTGACTGA
- a CDS encoding nitronate monooxygenase family protein: MFSTRFTKSFGIQYPIVQGGMQWVGRAELVAAVANAGGLGLVTALTQPDPDALAKEIARCRELTDKPFGVNLTILPAIKPPPYAEYRQAIVESGIRIVETAGSNPQEHIPEFKAAGVKVLHKCTSVRHAIKAEQLGADAISIDGFECAGHPGEDDVPGLVLIPAAADKVSIPMIASGGFADGRGLVAALALGAEGVNMGTRFMCTAESPIHQSVKQQIVANDERQTDLILRTLRNTSRVARNSISQQVVAIERAGGATFDDVRDLVAGSRGRLVYEEGNPEHGVWSAGQVQGLIHDIPTVGNLVARMVREATEIIEGRLAAMT; encoded by the coding sequence ATGTTTTCAACGCGTTTCACAAAGTCATTCGGGATACAGTATCCCATTGTTCAGGGCGGCATGCAGTGGGTTGGGCGGGCCGAGCTGGTTGCCGCAGTTGCAAATGCAGGCGGACTGGGTCTGGTGACCGCGCTTACGCAACCCGATCCCGATGCGTTGGCGAAAGAGATCGCACGGTGCCGCGAATTGACCGACAAGCCCTTCGGCGTAAACTTGACCATCCTGCCGGCGATCAAACCACCCCCTTATGCGGAATACCGTCAGGCGATCGTCGAGTCCGGAATTCGCATCGTCGAAACGGCGGGCAGTAATCCGCAGGAGCACATTCCGGAGTTCAAGGCAGCGGGTGTGAAAGTGCTGCACAAATGCACTTCCGTGCGCCACGCCATCAAGGCTGAGCAACTCGGAGCCGATGCAATTTCCATCGACGGTTTTGAGTGCGCAGGTCACCCGGGCGAGGATGACGTCCCCGGCCTGGTACTGATCCCGGCAGCGGCGGACAAGGTTTCTATTCCAATGATCGCAAGCGGTGGCTTTGCCGACGGCCGGGGTCTGGTTGCCGCGCTCGCGCTTGGCGCGGAAGGCGTCAACATGGGCACGCGCTTCATGTGCACCGCTGAGAGTCCAATCCATCAGAGTGTGAAACAGCAGATCGTTGCGAATGACGAACGTCAGACTGACCTGATCCTGCGCACCCTGCGCAATACATCACGCGTCGCGCGGAATTCCATCAGCCAACAAGTCGTGGCAATTGAGCGGGCAGGTGGTGCAACGTTTGACGATGTCCGTGACCTTGTGGCCGGCAGCCGGGGACGATTAGTGTATGAGGAAGGCAATCCCGAGCACGGCGTCTGGTCCGCAGGCCAGGTGCAGGGACTGATCCATGACATTCCGACCGTCGGGAATCTTGTCGCGCGGATGGTGCGTGAGGCGACCGAAATTATTGAAGGTCGCCTCGCTGCGATGACATGA
- a CDS encoding glyoxylate/hydroxypyruvate reductase A produces the protein MTASKVSLLCVLPEAWRDYYLDGFRKRLPDVQLVLPQDAIPPESITYAFVLAPPPGYLARFPRLKAIMPVGAGVEHILADPDLPDVPVVRMVQPDMAQRMSEYIVQHVLNHMRRYREIREAQARQAWNLFVSPTAQDTTVGILGLGTLGQHAATYLRPLGFKVRGWSRTPKSVQGVECFVGDDSLPEFLSGCDVLVSLLPLTPETAQLIDAQALKCLPRGASLINASRGGIIKDADLIASLDNGEVSEATLDAFDIEPLPEDYPYWTHPRVTVTPHCASAATVEAVADRLREVITQVERGGMPSPVVDRTTGY, from the coding sequence GTGACGGCATCGAAAGTCAGTCTTCTGTGCGTCCTGCCCGAGGCCTGGCGCGACTACTATCTGGACGGCTTCCGCAAGCGGTTGCCGGACGTACAGCTTGTGCTGCCGCAGGACGCCATCCCGCCGGAATCGATCACCTATGCATTCGTGCTAGCGCCGCCGCCGGGCTACCTCGCGCGTTTTCCGCGGCTCAAAGCCATCATGCCCGTTGGTGCCGGGGTGGAACATATCCTGGCTGACCCGGACCTGCCGGACGTGCCTGTCGTCCGAATGGTCCAGCCGGATATGGCGCAGCGCATGAGCGAGTATATCGTCCAGCACGTCCTGAACCACATGCGGCGGTATCGCGAGATCCGGGAGGCGCAGGCCCGGCAGGCGTGGAACCTCTTCGTCAGTCCGACGGCGCAGGACACAACGGTTGGCATCCTCGGGCTCGGTACGCTCGGCCAGCATGCCGCAACATACCTGAGGCCGCTGGGGTTCAAGGTCCGGGGCTGGTCGCGGACCCCGAAATCGGTCCAGGGAGTTGAATGTTTTGTCGGCGATGACAGCCTACCGGAATTCCTGTCCGGCTGTGATGTTCTGGTCAGCCTGCTGCCATTGACACCAGAGACGGCGCAGCTCATCGACGCGCAGGCATTGAAGTGCCTGCCGCGCGGCGCGTCGCTTATCAATGCATCGCGGGGCGGCATCATCAAGGATGCAGACCTGATCGCGTCTCTCGACAATGGGGAGGTGAGCGAGGCGACTCTTGATGCGTTCGACATCGAGCCTTTGCCGGAAGACTATCCGTATTGGACGCATCCACGGGTCACCGTAACGCCGCATTGCGCTAGCGCGGCAACCGTTGAAGCGGTGGCCGATCGCCTGAGGGAAGTGATCACTCAAGTAGAGCGGGGCGGCATGCCGTCCCCTGTGGTGGACCGGACGACGGGCTACTGA
- a CDS encoding MarR family transcriptional regulator, which produces MSDLLVPKDLPSLSQIKEQIKEHPQLDALAIFTMNELLRTARSMELELEKELSTHNLTMGRHVTLWCVAVLGADEGITPAQIADQLGVTRATITGLLDALEKEKFIVRQRREDDRRKVSVLLTAKGLKKLEKVYPPHYYNITQAMQVLSKDERMQLIGLLRRLRDAAPLLSRPQKAASPAKAKASR; this is translated from the coding sequence ATGAGTGACCTCCTGGTGCCAAAAGACCTACCTTCGCTGTCTCAGATCAAGGAGCAGATCAAAGAACATCCGCAGCTGGATGCGCTAGCCATCTTCACGATGAATGAACTGCTGCGCACAGCACGGTCGATGGAACTTGAGCTCGAAAAGGAGCTCTCGACCCACAACCTCACCATGGGGCGGCACGTTACCCTGTGGTGCGTCGCTGTGCTTGGGGCGGATGAAGGCATCACACCGGCACAGATCGCAGACCAGCTTGGCGTGACCCGCGCCACGATCACAGGCCTGCTCGATGCCTTGGAAAAAGAGAAGTTTATCGTGCGGCAACGTCGGGAAGACGACCGGCGCAAGGTGTCGGTTCTCCTGACCGCGAAGGGGCTCAAGAAGCTCGAGAAAGTGTACCCGCCGCACTACTACAACATCACTCAGGCTATGCAGGTCCTGAGCAAGGATGAACGGATGCAGCTGATCGGCTTGCTGCGGCGCCTGCGCGACGCCGCACCGCTCCTGTCGCGTCCCCAGAAGGCTGCGTCGCCCGCAAAAGCCAAGGCAAGCCGCTAG
- a CDS encoding cupin domain-containing protein encodes MAQLEDGSFLYALEDKPWYRFIQNPDDAIKLLHVDEVAQQVVFVQRFSANTRHHKHTHHCTAIAYTLTGTWVYDETEIPVGTLAYEPFGSTHTPMTTNGHVADVLVILTAINKDGRFLELHGEDGESFELNLDVFKLMNSMSPDEFLEFQRSQMTVSEKAD; translated from the coding sequence ATGGCACAACTCGAAGACGGGAGCTTCCTGTACGCACTTGAGGACAAGCCCTGGTACCGTTTCATTCAAAATCCTGACGATGCGATCAAGTTGCTGCATGTCGATGAAGTTGCCCAGCAAGTAGTGTTCGTGCAGCGCTTCAGCGCCAATACCCGCCACCATAAGCACACCCATCACTGTACGGCGATCGCCTACACGCTGACCGGAACCTGGGTCTACGACGAGACCGAAATCCCGGTAGGAACGCTCGCATATGAACCCTTCGGGTCTACCCACACGCCAATGACAACCAATGGTCACGTGGCAGATGTTCTGGTCATCCTCACCGCCATAAACAAGGACGGCCGCTTCCTCGAACTCCACGGCGAGGATGGAGAATCCTTCGAGCTGAACCTCGACGTATTCAAGCTCATGAATTCGATGAGCCCGGACGAGTTCCTGGAGTTCCAGCGTTCTCAAATGACTGTCAGTGAAAAAGCCGACTGA